The following coding sequences lie in one Capsicum annuum cultivar UCD-10X-F1 chromosome 5, UCD10Xv1.1, whole genome shotgun sequence genomic window:
- the LOC107870114 gene encoding uncharacterized protein LOC107870114 isoform X3 → MENGELEVPLTIDNIKAILLAEKLKDVCLKQREEIKSLKNAVLFPDDMSFQLHELLETQRAELKQANQLIPSLQDQVTSLTEQIQCLTYDMAMVKADKYSHRGCYDSLDSSRKSPEYNQEAANSLVFSSENTIPPGSPDDMLLMDLNPCLTPYSAKTKSKEFEFNSPDGIQVYHETSYSYNSFASKASKSSDCCCQCSKAADNSTGAARGSDESKSIHNMF, encoded by the exons ATGGAAAATGGAGAACTTGAAGTGCCTTTGACCATTGACAACATCAAGGCTATCCTCTTG GCTGAGAAGTTAAAGGATGTGTGTTTGAAGCAGAGGGAAGAGATAAAGTCGTTGAAGAATGCCGTATTGTTCCcagatgatatgagttttcaacTTCATGAACTTTTGGAGACGCAACGCGCTGAACTCAAACAGGCAAACCAGCTTATACCAAGTCTCCAAGATCAGGTCACTTCTCTTACAGAACAAATACAGTGCCTCACCTACGATATGGCCATG GTTAAAGCAGATAAATACTCTCATCGAGGGTGTTATGATTCTCTTGATAGCTCGCGAAAGTCACCAGAATACAATCAAGAAGCAGCGAATTCTCTG GTATTCAGTTCCGAGAACACAATTCCCCCCGGAAGTCCAGATGACATGCTTCTCATGGACTTAAATCCGTGCTTAACGCCTTATTCTGCCAAGACAAAGTCCAAG GAGTTCGAGTTCAATTCTCCAGATGGCATACAAGTGTACCATGAGACTAGTTACAGCTACAATTCTTTTGCAAGCAAAGCGTCGAAAAGTTCAGACTGCTGTTGTCAATGTTCAAAAGCAGCCGACAACTCAACTGGCGCTGCTCGTGGATCTGATGAAAGCAAATCGATCCACAACATGTTCTAA
- the LOC107870114 gene encoding uncharacterized protein LOC107870114 isoform X2 produces the protein MASSKPPYRYANAISSKDPLHYSSRSNPSSPADGCGTSRALTRTHKPPTTRQKLGSLVKKLVEHKSKAKGEVKVVVPADYAAKKEGLSEVEGNARSLGRVLRSERELLTMNKEQEKQINELKQMLEQKNIEAEKLKDVCLKQREEIKSLKNAVLFPDDMSFQLHELLETQRAELKQANQLIPSLQDQVKADKYSHRGCYDSLDSSRKSPEYNQEAANSLVFSSENTIPPGSPDDMLLMDLNPCLTPYSAKTKSKEFEFNSPDGIQVYHETSYSYNSFASKASKSSDCCCQCSKAADNSTGAARGSDESKSIHNMF, from the exons ATGGCTTCATCCAAGCCACCTTATCGCTACGCCAATGCCATTTCTTCGAAAGATCCACTCCATTACTCCTCAAGATCCAACCCCTCTTCCCCGGCCGATGGTTGTGGCACTTCACGCGCTCTCACGCGCACTCACAAGCCCCCCACGACACGACAAAAGTTGGGGTCATTGGTCAAGAAATTGGTGGAGCATAAGTCTAAGGCTAAGGGTGAAGTGAAGGTGGTTGTTCCTGCCGATTACGCGGCGAAGAAGGAGGGATTGAGTGAAGTTGAAGGGAATGCTAGGAGTTTAGGTAGAGTATTGAGAAGTGAAAGGGAATTGTTGACAATGAATAAGGAACAAGAGAAGCAGATCAATGAGCTTAAACAGATGCTTGAACAGAAAAACATAGAG GCTGAGAAGTTAAAGGATGTGTGTTTGAAGCAGAGGGAAGAGATAAAGTCGTTGAAGAATGCCGTATTGTTCCcagatgatatgagttttcaacTTCATGAACTTTTGGAGACGCAACGCGCTGAACTCAAACAGGCAAACCAGCTTATACCAAGTCTCCAAGATCAG GTTAAAGCAGATAAATACTCTCATCGAGGGTGTTATGATTCTCTTGATAGCTCGCGAAAGTCACCAGAATACAATCAAGAAGCAGCGAATTCTCTG GTATTCAGTTCCGAGAACACAATTCCCCCCGGAAGTCCAGATGACATGCTTCTCATGGACTTAAATCCGTGCTTAACGCCTTATTCTGCCAAGACAAAGTCCAAG GAGTTCGAGTTCAATTCTCCAGATGGCATACAAGTGTACCATGAGACTAGTTACAGCTACAATTCTTTTGCAAGCAAAGCGTCGAAAAGTTCAGACTGCTGTTGTCAATGTTCAAAAGCAGCCGACAACTCAACTGGCGCTGCTCGTGGATCTGATGAAAGCAAATCGATCCACAACATGTTCTAA
- the LOC107870114 gene encoding uncharacterized protein LOC107870114 isoform X1, protein MASSKPPYRYANAISSKDPLHYSSRSNPSSPADGCGTSRALTRTHKPPTTRQKLGSLVKKLVEHKSKAKGEVKVVVPADYAAKKEGLSEVEGNARSLGRVLRSERELLTMNKEQEKQINELKQMLEQKNIEAEKLKDVCLKQREEIKSLKNAVLFPDDMSFQLHELLETQRAELKQANQLIPSLQDQVTSLTEQIQCLTYDMAMVKADKYSHRGCYDSLDSSRKSPEYNQEAANSLVFSSENTIPPGSPDDMLLMDLNPCLTPYSAKTKSKEFEFNSPDGIQVYHETSYSYNSFASKASKSSDCCCQCSKAADNSTGAARGSDESKSIHNMF, encoded by the exons ATGGCTTCATCCAAGCCACCTTATCGCTACGCCAATGCCATTTCTTCGAAAGATCCACTCCATTACTCCTCAAGATCCAACCCCTCTTCCCCGGCCGATGGTTGTGGCACTTCACGCGCTCTCACGCGCACTCACAAGCCCCCCACGACACGACAAAAGTTGGGGTCATTGGTCAAGAAATTGGTGGAGCATAAGTCTAAGGCTAAGGGTGAAGTGAAGGTGGTTGTTCCTGCCGATTACGCGGCGAAGAAGGAGGGATTGAGTGAAGTTGAAGGGAATGCTAGGAGTTTAGGTAGAGTATTGAGAAGTGAAAGGGAATTGTTGACAATGAATAAGGAACAAGAGAAGCAGATCAATGAGCTTAAACAGATGCTTGAACAGAAAAACATAGAG GCTGAGAAGTTAAAGGATGTGTGTTTGAAGCAGAGGGAAGAGATAAAGTCGTTGAAGAATGCCGTATTGTTCCcagatgatatgagttttcaacTTCATGAACTTTTGGAGACGCAACGCGCTGAACTCAAACAGGCAAACCAGCTTATACCAAGTCTCCAAGATCAGGTCACTTCTCTTACAGAACAAATACAGTGCCTCACCTACGATATGGCCATG GTTAAAGCAGATAAATACTCTCATCGAGGGTGTTATGATTCTCTTGATAGCTCGCGAAAGTCACCAGAATACAATCAAGAAGCAGCGAATTCTCTG GTATTCAGTTCCGAGAACACAATTCCCCCCGGAAGTCCAGATGACATGCTTCTCATGGACTTAAATCCGTGCTTAACGCCTTATTCTGCCAAGACAAAGTCCAAG GAGTTCGAGTTCAATTCTCCAGATGGCATACAAGTGTACCATGAGACTAGTTACAGCTACAATTCTTTTGCAAGCAAAGCGTCGAAAAGTTCAGACTGCTGTTGTCAATGTTCAAAAGCAGCCGACAACTCAACTGGCGCTGCTCGTGGATCTGATGAAAGCAAATCGATCCACAACATGTTCTAA
- the LOC107870116 gene encoding RNA-dependent RNA polymerase 6, protein MGSEGSEMTLVVTQISVGGFDNNVNAKKLSEYLEEQVGQVWRCRLKTSSTPPESYPVYDIDAEKVRRMNNYEKVEPHAFVHFASSGSAKNALAAARRDELLLEKPLKVSLGPENFHKMNQRRSDTLPYKFSDVNVEIGALVSSDDFVVGWRGPHTGVNFLVDPFDGTCKILFTKDTVFGFKGEGRHAVIKCNFKIEFLLREINEIKEYKDFSSLVILLHLASAPLVFYRTADDDIEESVAFDLLDDDDQWIRTTDITCSGAIGRLNTYRISIRPRNGPSFNKAMNYFKSSRVPVVEQRIGQRLRVRDEPDFGVSMSEPFFCFHNHEGISFKVLFMVNAVMHKGIINQHQMTAEFFSLLRTHEEGVNLSALKHIFSYKRPVNDAIHKLSRIQRWLFNNPNLLERTGQLDDIVEVRRLAITPTKAYCLPPTVELSNRVLRKYKHVSDRFLRVTFMDEGMRNLNRKVLTYYAANIVREITSNSNPQRTAIFQRVKSMLINGFYLCGRKYSFLAFSANQLRDRSAWFFAETPEIRVPNIINWMGMFSNRNVAKCAARMGQCFSSTYATVEVLPSKVNSELPDIERNDYVFSDGIGMMSEDLAIEVAEKLQLSVNPPCAYQIRYAGYKGVVTCWPGKNDGFSLSLRTSMKKFDSNHTILEICSWTRSQPGFLNRQIITLLSSLDVKDAIFWEMQKEMLTRLDKILVNSDVAFDVVTASCGEAGNTVAIMLSAGFKPQSEPHLRGMLSSIRAAQLGDLRNKARIFVPSGRWLMGCLDELGKLEQGQCFIQVSSPSLENCFVKHGPEFSDIKKNLQVIKGLVIIAKNPCLHPGDVRILEAVDVPGLHHLYDCLVFPQKGDRPHPNEASGSDLDGDLYFVTWDENLIPPSKKSWMPMAYDPAEAKQLGRPVKHADIVEFFSKHMVQESLGEICNAHVVHADLSEFGAMDEKCLKLAELAALAVDFPKTGKLVTMPFDLKPKMYPDFMGKEAFQSYESKKILGKLFRQVKDCDAEGGESSGLEYVPENIPYDTNLEIPGYEDFIDDTWSLKCSYDGQLIGLLGQYKVNREEEVVSGHIWSMPKYSSKKQGELKERLKHAYNTLRKEFRNVFEQMGPNFDLLSNDEKNTIYERKASAWYRVTYHPQWVTRSLELQLPDAASNSVMLSFAWIAADYLARIKIRHRGMQRSDSTKPINSLGRYLVNKI, encoded by the exons ATGGGATCAGAGGGTTCTGAAATGACTCTAGTAGTGACTCAAATTAGTGTTGGTGGGTTCGACAACAATGTCAATGCGAAAAAGCTTTCGGAATATCTGGAAGAACAAGTTGGACAAGTGTGGAGATGTAGATTAAAGACTTCATCCACTCCTCCCGAGTCTTACCCAGTTTATGACATTGATGCAGAGAAGGTGCGGAGAATGAACAATTACGAAAAAGTGGAACCTCATGCTTTCGTTCATTTTGcatcttcagggtcagcaaagaATGCTCTTGCTGCTGCTAGGCGCGATGAACTCTTATTAGAGAAGCCTCTGAAGGTAAGTTTGGGTCCTGAGAATTTCCATAAGATGAACCAGAGGAGAAGTGATACCCTGCCGTATAAGTTTTCGGATGTTAATGTAGAAATTGGAGCACTGGTTAGTAGTGATGATTTTGTGGTTGGTTGGAGGGGACCTCATACGGGTGTTAACTTTCTTGTGGACCCATTCGATGGGACATGCAAAATACTCTTCACAAAGGATACTGTTTTCGGTTTCAAGGGTGAAGGAAGACATGCTGTTATAAAATGCAATTTCAAGATTGAGTTTTTGCTGAGGGAGATCAATGAAATAAAGGAATACAAAGACTTCTCGTCTTTGGTAATATTGTTACATCTGGCTTCAGCTCCATTGGTTTTCTACAGAACTGCTGATGACGATATTGAAGAGTCGGTAGCATTTGATTTATTGGACGATGACGATCAGTGGATCCGAACCACAGATATCACATGTAGTGGAGCCATTGGTAGGTTAAATACCTACCGTATTTCAATTCGACCTCGAAATGGTCCTAGTTTTAACAAGGCCATGAATTATTTCAAGTCAAGTAGGGTGCCCGTGGTGGAACAGCGTATCGGGCAGAGGCTCCGGGTGAGAGATGAGCCTGATTTTGGGGTTTCCATGTCAGAACCTTTCTTCTGCTTTCATAATCATGAAGGCATAAGCTTTAAGGTTCTGTTCATGGTAAATGCGGTTATGCACAAAGGCATAATTAATCAGCATCAGATGACTGCTGAGTTTTTTTCATTGCTTAGAACGCATGAGGAGGGGGTCAATTTATCTGCACTGAAGCATATCTTTTCTTATAAAAGACCCGTCAATGATGCTATTCATAAGTTGTCACGCATCCAGAGATGGCTGTTTAATAATCCTAACCTTCTCGAGAGAACTGGACAGTTGGATGACATTGTAGAGGTTAGAAGGTTGGCTATTACCCCTACCAAAGCATATTGTCTTCCACCGACTGTGGAGCTATCCAATAGAGTCCTTAGGAAGTATAAACATGTTTCAGATCGATTTTTGCGAGTTACGTTCATGGATGAGGGCATGCGTAACCTGAATAGGAAGGTTCTGACATACTATGCTGCTAACATTGTGAGAGAAATTACATCAAATTCTAATCCCCAGAGAACTGCAATCTTCCAAAGGGTGAAAAGTATGCTGATTAATGGATTTTATCTGTGTGGTCGGAAATACTCCTTTTTGGCATTCTCAGCTAACCAGCTTAGGGATCGTTCTGCCTGGTTTTTTGCAGAAACCCCGGAAATTAGGGTGCCCAACATCATAAACTGGATGGGGATGTTCAGTAACAGGAATGTTGCAAAATGTGCTGCTAGGATGGGACAGTGCTTTTCATCAACCTATGCAACAGTGGAAGTCCTTCCAAGCAAGGTTAACTCTGAGCTTCCAGATATAGAAAGAAATGACTATGTCTTTTCTGATGGAATCGGCATGATGTCAGAAGATCTAGCAATAGAAGTTGCGGAGAAGTTGCAATTGAGTGTCAATCCTCCTTGTGCTTATCAGATAAGGTATGCTGGTTATAAAGGTGTTGTCACATGTTGGCCGGGGAAGAATGATGGTTTCAGCCTTTCTCTGAGAACAAGTATGAAGAAATTCGACTCGAATCACACTATCCTTGAAATCTGCTCTTGGACGAGATCACAACCTGGTTTTCTGAATCGGCAAATAATAACCTTGCTCTCGTCCTTGGACGTTAAGGATGCAATATTTTGGGAAATGCAGAAAGAAATGTTAACAAGGTTGGATAAGATACTTGTGAATTCGGACGTGGCTTTTGATGTCGTTACAGCTTCATGTGGTGAGGCTGGAAATACAGTGGCTATAATGTTGAGTGCGGGTTTTAAACCTCAAAGTGAGCCTCATTTAAGGGGGATGTTGTCTAGCATTAGAGCTGCTCAACTTGGCGACCTCAGGAATAAGGCAAGGATATTTGTTCCTTCAGGAAGGTGGTTAATGGGCTGTTTGGATGAACTCGGTAAACTTGAGCAAGGCCAATGCTTTATTCAAGTGTCAAGCCCTTCTTTGGAGAATTGTTTTGTTAAGCATGGCCCAGAGTTTTCTGACATCAAGAAAAATCTTCAAGTGATTAAGGGCCTCGTTATAATTGCAAAGAACCCGTGTCTTCATCCCGGGGATGTGAGGATTCTGGAGGCTGTAGATGTTCCCGGTTTACACCATCTCTATGATTGTCTGGTCTTCCCTCAGAAAGGGGACAGGCCACATCCAAATGAAGCATCAGGGAGTGACCTTGACGGTGACCTCTACTTTGTGACTTGGGATGAAAATCTCATCCCACCTAGTAAGAAAAGCTGGATGCCAATGGCATATGATCCTGCAGAAGCTAAACAGTTGGGTCGTCCAGTTAAACATGCG GACATAGTAGAATTTTTCTCAAAGCACATGGTTCAAGAGAGTCTAGGAGAAATCTGCAACGCACATGTGGTTCATGCCGACCTAAGTGAATTTGGAGCTATGGATGAGAAGTGCCTTAAATTGGCAGAGCTTGCTGCTCTAGCCGTTGATTTCCCTAAAACCGGAAAACTTGTCACCATGCCATTTGACCTCAAACCAAAAATGTATCCTGACTTCATGGGGAAAGAGGCATTTCAATCGTACGAGTCAAAGAAAATTTTGGGCAAATTATTTAGGCAAGTGAAAGATTGTGATGCAGAGGGTGGAGAATCTTCTGGGCTTGAGTATGTCCCTGAAAACATCCCATATGATACTAATCTCGAGATCCCGGGATACGAAGATTTCATAGATGACACATGGAGCCTCAAATGTTCTTATGATGGTCAGTTGATTGGTCTTTTAGGACAATACAAAGTTAACAGGGAGGAAGAGGTGGTTTCTGGACATATATGGTCCATGCCAAAGTACAGTTCTAAGAAGCAAGGGGAATTAAAAGAGAGGCTGAAGCACGCATATAATACGTTGAGGAAGGAGTTCAGGAATGTTTTCGAGCAGATGGGGCCTAATTTTGATCTGCTTTCCAATGATGAGAAGAATACTATCTATGAAAGAAAGGCATCCGCATGGTATCGGGTCACCTATCATCCTCAATGGGTGACTAGATCACTGGAGTTGCAATTGCCAGATGCTGCCTCAAATAGTGTTATGTTAAGTTTTGCTTGGATTGCAGCAGATTACCTTGCTCGAATTAAAATTAGGCACCGGGGAATGCAACGttctgactctaccaagcctattaATTCCCTCGGAAGGTATCTTGTTAACAAGATATAA